The Primulina huaijiensis isolate GDHJ02 chromosome 6, ASM1229523v2, whole genome shotgun sequence genomic sequence GATTATTCTTTGATATCGTACCTTTGTTGTGTGCTATCTGCTTGCAACCAGCATTAGCCCCATTATGAATAGATTTTATTGATAATCAAGTGATGTTACTTTTTTCACCATTTATATGTCAGTATGATCACGGAAGAGAAATCATACTAAGATTTTTAGATTCAGATCGGTGATAAACTTTAACAAGAATTGTTAGTGTTTAATAGGCAGATCAAAGACATGGAGAGATTTTGGGTCACCTTCTTTATGCTGCGAAAATAGTGGCTGAGAAAGAAGGCATCATAGATGGTTTTCGTGTTGTTATTAACAGTGGCCCATCTGCTTGTAAGTTTCACTCTATTTTCTCGATTATTTGCTCTTGACTGTGTAGTGTGTGGGCACAAGAAATAAGTGAGAATGAGTGTCCAATTCCCTATGCTCAAAGCATTGTCAGAAGAGGGAAAAATTTAATCCAGGCCCCCATATTTGGTCTCGTATTTGATCCTCATCATTGTATTATTACAAACCTCATCATTCATCCTTTAACTTCCATTTTGTTGTCACATTTTGTTCCCATCATTTAATAAATGTTCAAATTGCCCCAATTTTAGCCTGAAAATGTCATCCTCTTCCCTCTTGTTAATGTTACGAacatgttttcaaatgatttggCACATTGCGATTGGGTTGTAATGTCTTTCTTTTTTGTTATTGTAAGGGTAATATTTCAAGTCATGGAATATGATAGTATACTACCGAGCCTGAAAAGCCCAAAGGCATTAGCACAAGAATATTACACCCGTTTCTGTAATGCAGATGATAAATAGCACCCTTAAAATGATCACTCATCCCTGTCTAACCTTTTCAAACAAAGGGATCATCCCGGCAAGAAAATTAAAGTATCACTGTTTATTCCAAGGTCACCTTACCACTTACTTATatgtaataaattaataaatggaTTGAAGTTGTGATGTATTAATATTTACGACCTGAGCTATCCAAAAATGATAACATCGTGTTTTCTTTAAATTCAGGTCAATCCGTGTACCATCTCCACTTACATGTGCTTGGAGGGAGACAGATGAAATGGCCAGCTGGGTAATTTTTACCAGTTAAAGGTGGATCactaaatattcattttgaagaTAAGTATGCAACTTTGTGGCAAGTGTAAGGATCTTCATTCGTCAATAACATCTTAGAAAGGCAACTTAATGTTGTTGCTCGTGATAATAGGAAGCAGACAATTTTTTCTAtcgataaataaaaatttatagatttaattacACTGACCGTACCCAAATGATAATACAATCCTAACTAGGTAGATGAAAATTATAATCATGTGGATACCTGGAGTAGACGCTATACATGGAGTATGAGTGTCTTCCCCAAGATCTGAATCTTCCTAAACAAGATATCAATAGAAAGCTTCAAACCGCTTGGCAGTACGAGCTGACCACACTGTGTAGACTGCATGTGACGTGCCCGGTACTCTTGCTTTCGTGGCACAGGAGGTGCAGTCAATATTCGTATCATGCAAATTATACGTAGCTAGCTATGACAACCGCCTTTTTGAAAGAAATAACCACTTGCAGCTATAGGTACTACGTAGTATGGTAACTAGAAGAGGATACTTTAAGGCTATAAACATGACCGGCACAGTAgcaaagaaaaacaaaagaacAGTTACTGGTGCTAATCCGTGTTGATAGAAAATAAGACAGGTGCAGAACGCAACCATCATCGCGGCTATGGACACAAAAAGGGATGCCACCCCAATCACTATCCAAAAAGGCAATGACTCCAGGAAATCATTTTCTGCATAGCGAGACGTCAGTATGGACAGAAACATAAGCATTGATGTCAAAGAGGATAGGGTTGCCACTGCCTCAGAGATAGGAAAAACATAAAAAAGCCTGTTGTGCAGTAGACTTGGAGAACCGGCATTGTTGTAACCACCGGGCACTGTAAAGGCAGTTGTGAAAACAACCGTGGCAATTAGCATCGCTACGAGCATGCATGATTTGGCAATCTGCTTCATCATTTTTTCACCTTCTTTCATCAAGCCTTGGTGCTCTGAGATGAACACATCGTGTGGTGTTTGGCCTTGATTGTTTTCCATGTTTCTGTATGAGAGTTTGACTAACTTTTCGACTTCCTTAAACCACAATACTTCTCGTTGCATCTGGAGAGCTGCCCCTGGTATGAGATTGAGCTGATTTTGAGGGGCTAACCTGCCGGCCAAGTGCAATATATTATTGCCTTCAGTGTCTATATATGTCAGTATCAAATCTCTGACACCGTGTAGTTCGTATATCAAATTGAAGCATTGAACATGGCGATGCAAAACAGCTATATGAAATATGCTGTGTATGGACTCGTTGACTTTGTAAATGAAATCCGGATAACGACCAATAAGCTCGACCAAGAATTCATGATTTGCTGATTCTGCGGCTGTAAAGAGCAGTTTTGCATTAGCGTTTCCAAAAGCTTCCGTATTACTAGCTTGTCCTGTTTCGATATCATTTTGTTGGTGGCGTGATGCGGTAATATTCCACAGATAATCGAGCAATGTATATGCATCACACGATTCATCATCCACATCTGCTGGCGACAGTTCTTGCTTCGGCCACTTCATGTTATGAGGTAGCACTGGAGcataaacaacaaaaaatatcatttagcaacGTATATGTAATTACAAACATAATGGAATATATTTGCAAAATCACTTACTTGCGCGGGCAAT encodes the following:
- the LOC140978240 gene encoding uncharacterized protein, translated to MHALYIYIYIHTYIYVGVLLIREMGGYQSKEEANHEKLRLERRATRLLLSSSQGRYLSECVPLHKAALKGDWEAAESLLANDMTLGKSRITEGGETALHVAALEGHGTFVANLLEKMGDQSSLVLEINNQKGHTALSFAAVAGHVHIAMLMVQKNKKLPMIRGDGCVTPLYMAAFSGHHDMVDYLFPLSGFEMWNENDQIELLTTSIASGLYDLAMRILQQNNTLAGIEDSNGETPLQVLARNPSHFRGPRDTRQQGLNWRTIARAMLPHNMKWPKQELSPADVDDESCDAYTLLDYLWNITASRHQQNDIETGQASNTEAFGNANAKLLFTAAESANHEFLVELIGRYPDFIYKVNESIHSIFHIAVLHRHVQCFNLIYELHGVRDLILTYIDTEGNNILHLAGRLAPQNQLNLIPGAALQMQREVLWFKEVEKLVKLSYRNMENNQGQTPHDVFISEHQGLMKEGEKMMKQIAKSCMLVAMLIATVVFTTAFTVPGGYNNAGSPSLLHNRLFYVFPISEAVATLSSLTSMLMFLSILTSRYAENDFLESLPFWIVIGVASLFVSIAAMMVAFCTCLIFYQHGLAPVTVLLFFFATVPVMFIALKYPLLVTILRSTYSCKWLFLSKRRLS